A genomic stretch from Anas platyrhynchos isolate ZD024472 breed Pekin duck chromosome 25, IASCAAS_PekinDuck_T2T, whole genome shotgun sequence includes:
- the GRAMD1B gene encoding protein Aster-B isoform X12 has translation MLLTASNSNRSTPACSPILRKRSRSPTPQDSQGDTMVEKGSDHSSDKSPSTPEQGVQRSCSSQSGRSGAKNSKKSQSWYNALCYLQVLSPTYKQRNEDFRKLFKHLPDTERLIVDYSCALQRDILLQGRLYLSENWICFYSNIFRWETLLTVRLKDICSMTKEKTARLIPNAIQVCTDTEKHFFTSFGARDRTYMMMFRLWQNALLDKPLCPKELWHFVHQCYGNELGLTSDDEDYVPPDDDFNTMGCSCTERGKHKNVCSLWRLSYCEEIPVEENEVNDSSSKSSMEAKPEASPQLPKKSVTASTLTSTGSSEAPASFDGVLPEEEEAVAESPVEKDLGIANIMGEKIEIIAPVNSPSLDFNDNEDIPTELSDSSETHDEGEVQAFYEDLNGRQYVNEVFNFSVDKLYDLLFTDSQFQRDFMEQRRFSDIIFHPWKKEENGNQTRVILYTITLTNPLAPKTATVTETQTMYKASQESECYVIDAEVLTHDVPYHDYFYTINRYTLTRVARNKSRLRVSTELRYRKQPWGLVKSFIEKNFWSGLEDYFRHLESELTKTESTYLAEVHRQSPKEKVSKQSTVRRRKRAHAHLRVPHLEEVLSPVTTPTDEEVAHRIKHVAGSTQTRHIPEESPSGFHLQSVSKLLLVISFVLVLLVILNMMLFYKLWMLEYTTQTLTAWQGLRLQERSGAGWAGQMQALKPWTGGSPGLAAQSCHTGPQAGDRSVPGRLPQSQTEWAQLLESQQKYHDSELQKWREIIKSSVMLLDQMKDSLINLQNGIGSRDFGSDPEEKRKRFH, from the exons AAAAGCCAGAGTTGGTATAAT GCGCTCTGTTATTTGCAGGTGTTGAGTCCAACCTACAAACAACGGAATGAAGATTTCAGGAAACTCTTCAAGCATCTACCCGACACGGAGCGTCTCATTGTAG ATTACTCATGTGCACTACAAAGAGACATTCTCCTGCAGGGCCGCCTCTACCTCTCTGAAAACTGGATCTGCTTTTACAGCAACATCTTCCGCTGGGAGACATTG CTGACAGTTCGCTTGAAGGATATCTGCTCGATGACCAAGGAAAAAACAGCACGGCTCATTCCTAATGCCATCCAAGTTTGCACTGACACTGAAAAG CACTTTTTTACTTCCTTCGGGGCTCGAGACAGGACGTACATGATGATGTTCAGACTCTGGCAGAACGCTCTCCTTGACAAG CCTCTCTGTCCAAAGGAGCTCTGGCACTTTGTCCACCAGTGTTATGGGAACGAGCTAGGTCTGACCAGCGATGATGAAGATTATGTGCCTCCTGATGATGACTTCAACACAATGGG CTGTAGCTGTACTGAGAGGGGTAAACATAAAAACGTGTGTTCTCTGTGGCGTCTCAGCTACTGTGAAGAAATCCCTGTGGAAGAGAATGAAGTCAATGACAGCTCCTCAAAGAGCAGCATGGAGGCCAAGCCAGAAGCTAGCCCTCAGCTGCCAAAGAAATCTGTCACTGCCAGCACGTTGACATCTACAGGAAGCAGTGAAGCACCAGCCTCG TTTGATGGGGTGCTaccagaagaggaggaggcagtaGCAGAGAGTCCTGTGGAAAAAGACCTCGGCATTGCAAATATCATGGGAGAAAAGATAGAGATCATTGCTCCCGTGAACTCCCCTTCCCTGGACTTCAATGACAATGAAGACATTCCCACGGAGCTCAGCGACTCTTCTGAGACCCATGATGAAG GTGAAGTCCAGGCCTTTTACGAGGATTTGAATGGCCGTCAGTACGTGAACGAAGTGTTCAACTTCAGCGTGGACAAACTGTACGACTTGCTTTTCACGGACTCTCAGTTCCAGAGAGACTTCATGGAACAGCGTCGGTTCTCTG ATATTATCTTTCATCcttggaagaaggaggaaaatggCAATCAGACCAGAGTGATCCTCTATACCATTACCCTCACCAACCCCTTGGCCCCCAAAACTGCCACTGTCACTGAGACGCAG ACAATGTACAAAGCCAGCCAAGAAAGCGAGTGCTACGTCATAGATGCAGAGGTGCTAACTCACGATGTCCCCTACCACGATTATTTCTACACCATTAACCGCTACACGTTGACTCGTGTTGCCAGAAACAAAAGCCGACTCAG GGTTTCCACAGAACTACGTTACAGAAAACAGCCGTGGGGGCTGGTGAAATCCTTCATCGAGAAAAATTTCTGGAGCGGCCTAGAAGATTACTTCCGTCATTTGG AAAGTGAACTGACCAAAACCGAGAGCACATACCTGGCCGAGGTCCACCGACAATCCCCCAAAGAGAAAGTGAGCAAGCAATCAACCGTCCGCCGGCGGAAACGGGCCCATGCCCACCTACGGGTGCCACACTTGGAGGAGGTGCTGAGTCCCGTCACCACCCCCACGGACGAGGAGGTTGCTCACCGAATCAAGCATGTGGCAG GTTCCACTCAGACACGGCACATCCCTGAGGAGAGCCCCAGTGGCTTCCACCTGCAGAGTGTCTCCAAGCTGCTCCTCGTCATCAGTTTTGT TCTGGTGTTGCTGGTCATTCTCAATATGATGCTGTTCTACAAACTCTGGATGTTGGAGTACACTACCCAGACGCTCACAGCATGGCAGGGCTTGCGGCTCCAGGAGAG GTCAGGAGCTGGCTGGGCAGGGCAGATGCAAGCCCTCAAGCCCTGGACAGGAGGATCCCCAGGCctggctgcccagagctgccacACAGGGCCACAGGCAGGTGACCGCAGCGTGCCTGGCAG GTTACCCCAATCTCAGACAGAATGGGCCCAGTTACTAGAATCTCAGCAGAAGTATCATGACTCAGAGCTACAAAAATGGCGCGAGATCATCAAATCCTCCGTGATGCTTCTAGACCAG ATGAAGGATTCACTAATAAATCTCCAGAATGGCATCGGGTCCCGGGACTTCGGGTCAGATCCAGAAGAGAAACGGAAACGTTTCCACTAA
- the GRAMD1B gene encoding protein Aster-B isoform X10 codes for MRDDSTASNSNRSTPACSPILRKRSRSPTPQDSQGDTMVEKGSDHSSDKSPSTPEQGVQRSCSSQSGRSGAKNSKKSQSWYNALCYLQVLSPTYKQRNEDFRKLFKHLPDTERLIVDYSCALQRDILLQGRLYLSENWICFYSNIFRWETLLTVRLKDICSMTKEKTARLIPNAIQVCTDTEKHFFTSFGARDRTYMMMFRLWQNALLDKPLCPKELWHFVHQCYGNELGLTSDDEDYVPPDDDFNTMGCSCTERGKHKNVCSLWRLSYCEEIPVEENEVNDSSSKSSMEAKPEASPQLPKKSVTASTLTSTGSSEAPASFDGVLPEEEEAVAESPVEKDLGIANIMGEKIEIIAPVNSPSLDFNDNEDIPTELSDSSETHDEGEVQAFYEDLNGRQYVNEVFNFSVDKLYDLLFTDSQFQRDFMEQRRFSDIIFHPWKKEENGNQTRVILYTITLTNPLAPKTATVTETQTMYKASQESECYVIDAEVLTHDVPYHDYFYTINRYTLTRVARNKSRLRVSTELRYRKQPWGLVKSFIEKNFWSGLEDYFRHLESELTKTESTYLAEVHRQSPKEKVSKQSTVRRRKRAHAHLRVPHLEEVLSPVTTPTDEEVAHRIKHVAGSTQTRHIPEESPSGFHLQSVSKLLLVISFVLVLLVILNMMLFYKLWMLEYTTQTLTAWQGLRLQERSGAGWAGQMQALKPWTGGSPGLAAQSCHTGPQAGDRSVPGRLPQSQTEWAQLLESQQKYHDSELQKWREIIKSSVMLLDQMKDSLINLQNGIGSRDFGSDPEEKRKRFH; via the exons AAAAGCCAGAGTTGGTATAAT GCGCTCTGTTATTTGCAGGTGTTGAGTCCAACCTACAAACAACGGAATGAAGATTTCAGGAAACTCTTCAAGCATCTACCCGACACGGAGCGTCTCATTGTAG ATTACTCATGTGCACTACAAAGAGACATTCTCCTGCAGGGCCGCCTCTACCTCTCTGAAAACTGGATCTGCTTTTACAGCAACATCTTCCGCTGGGAGACATTG CTGACAGTTCGCTTGAAGGATATCTGCTCGATGACCAAGGAAAAAACAGCACGGCTCATTCCTAATGCCATCCAAGTTTGCACTGACACTGAAAAG CACTTTTTTACTTCCTTCGGGGCTCGAGACAGGACGTACATGATGATGTTCAGACTCTGGCAGAACGCTCTCCTTGACAAG CCTCTCTGTCCAAAGGAGCTCTGGCACTTTGTCCACCAGTGTTATGGGAACGAGCTAGGTCTGACCAGCGATGATGAAGATTATGTGCCTCCTGATGATGACTTCAACACAATGGG CTGTAGCTGTACTGAGAGGGGTAAACATAAAAACGTGTGTTCTCTGTGGCGTCTCAGCTACTGTGAAGAAATCCCTGTGGAAGAGAATGAAGTCAATGACAGCTCCTCAAAGAGCAGCATGGAGGCCAAGCCAGAAGCTAGCCCTCAGCTGCCAAAGAAATCTGTCACTGCCAGCACGTTGACATCTACAGGAAGCAGTGAAGCACCAGCCTCG TTTGATGGGGTGCTaccagaagaggaggaggcagtaGCAGAGAGTCCTGTGGAAAAAGACCTCGGCATTGCAAATATCATGGGAGAAAAGATAGAGATCATTGCTCCCGTGAACTCCCCTTCCCTGGACTTCAATGACAATGAAGACATTCCCACGGAGCTCAGCGACTCTTCTGAGACCCATGATGAAG GTGAAGTCCAGGCCTTTTACGAGGATTTGAATGGCCGTCAGTACGTGAACGAAGTGTTCAACTTCAGCGTGGACAAACTGTACGACTTGCTTTTCACGGACTCTCAGTTCCAGAGAGACTTCATGGAACAGCGTCGGTTCTCTG ATATTATCTTTCATCcttggaagaaggaggaaaatggCAATCAGACCAGAGTGATCCTCTATACCATTACCCTCACCAACCCCTTGGCCCCCAAAACTGCCACTGTCACTGAGACGCAG ACAATGTACAAAGCCAGCCAAGAAAGCGAGTGCTACGTCATAGATGCAGAGGTGCTAACTCACGATGTCCCCTACCACGATTATTTCTACACCATTAACCGCTACACGTTGACTCGTGTTGCCAGAAACAAAAGCCGACTCAG GGTTTCCACAGAACTACGTTACAGAAAACAGCCGTGGGGGCTGGTGAAATCCTTCATCGAGAAAAATTTCTGGAGCGGCCTAGAAGATTACTTCCGTCATTTGG AAAGTGAACTGACCAAAACCGAGAGCACATACCTGGCCGAGGTCCACCGACAATCCCCCAAAGAGAAAGTGAGCAAGCAATCAACCGTCCGCCGGCGGAAACGGGCCCATGCCCACCTACGGGTGCCACACTTGGAGGAGGTGCTGAGTCCCGTCACCACCCCCACGGACGAGGAGGTTGCTCACCGAATCAAGCATGTGGCAG GTTCCACTCAGACACGGCACATCCCTGAGGAGAGCCCCAGTGGCTTCCACCTGCAGAGTGTCTCCAAGCTGCTCCTCGTCATCAGTTTTGT TCTGGTGTTGCTGGTCATTCTCAATATGATGCTGTTCTACAAACTCTGGATGTTGGAGTACACTACCCAGACGCTCACAGCATGGCAGGGCTTGCGGCTCCAGGAGAG GTCAGGAGCTGGCTGGGCAGGGCAGATGCAAGCCCTCAAGCCCTGGACAGGAGGATCCCCAGGCctggctgcccagagctgccacACAGGGCCACAGGCAGGTGACCGCAGCGTGCCTGGCAG GTTACCCCAATCTCAGACAGAATGGGCCCAGTTACTAGAATCTCAGCAGAAGTATCATGACTCAGAGCTACAAAAATGGCGCGAGATCATCAAATCCTCCGTGATGCTTCTAGACCAG ATGAAGGATTCACTAATAAATCTCCAGAATGGCATCGGGTCCCGGGACTTCGGGTCAGATCCAGAAGAGAAACGGAAACGTTTCCACTAA
- the GRAMD1B gene encoding protein Aster-B isoform X14 — MVEKGSDHSSDKSPSTPEQGVQRSCSSQSGRSGAKNSKKSQSWYNALCYLQVLSPTYKQRNEDFRKLFKHLPDTERLIVDYSCALQRDILLQGRLYLSENWICFYSNIFRWETLLTVRLKDICSMTKEKTARLIPNAIQVCTDTEKHFFTSFGARDRTYMMMFRLWQNALLDKPLCPKELWHFVHQCYGNELGLTSDDEDYVPPDDDFNTMGCSCTERGKHKNVCSLWRLSYCEEIPVEENEVNDSSSKSSMEAKPEASPQLPKKSVTASTLTSTGSSEAPASFDGVLPEEEEAVAESPVEKDLGIANIMGEKIEIIAPVNSPSLDFNDNEDIPTELSDSSETHDEGEVQAFYEDLNGRQYVNEVFNFSVDKLYDLLFTDSQFQRDFMEQRRFSDIIFHPWKKEENGNQTRVILYTITLTNPLAPKTATVTETQTMYKASQESECYVIDAEVLTHDVPYHDYFYTINRYTLTRVARNKSRLRVSTELRYRKQPWGLVKSFIEKNFWSGLEDYFRHLESELTKTESTYLAEVHRQSPKEKVSKQSTVRRRKRAHAHLRVPHLEEVLSPVTTPTDEEVAHRIKHVAGSTQTRHIPEESPSGFHLQSVSKLLLVISFVLVLLVILNMMLFYKLWMLEYTTQTLTAWQGLRLQERSGAGWAGQMQALKPWTGGSPGLAAQSCHTGPQAGDRSVPGRLPQSQTEWAQLLESQQKYHDSELQKWREIIKSSVMLLDQMKDSLINLQNGIGSRDFGSDPEEKRKRFH; from the exons AAAAGCCAGAGTTGGTATAAT GCGCTCTGTTATTTGCAGGTGTTGAGTCCAACCTACAAACAACGGAATGAAGATTTCAGGAAACTCTTCAAGCATCTACCCGACACGGAGCGTCTCATTGTAG ATTACTCATGTGCACTACAAAGAGACATTCTCCTGCAGGGCCGCCTCTACCTCTCTGAAAACTGGATCTGCTTTTACAGCAACATCTTCCGCTGGGAGACATTG CTGACAGTTCGCTTGAAGGATATCTGCTCGATGACCAAGGAAAAAACAGCACGGCTCATTCCTAATGCCATCCAAGTTTGCACTGACACTGAAAAG CACTTTTTTACTTCCTTCGGGGCTCGAGACAGGACGTACATGATGATGTTCAGACTCTGGCAGAACGCTCTCCTTGACAAG CCTCTCTGTCCAAAGGAGCTCTGGCACTTTGTCCACCAGTGTTATGGGAACGAGCTAGGTCTGACCAGCGATGATGAAGATTATGTGCCTCCTGATGATGACTTCAACACAATGGG CTGTAGCTGTACTGAGAGGGGTAAACATAAAAACGTGTGTTCTCTGTGGCGTCTCAGCTACTGTGAAGAAATCCCTGTGGAAGAGAATGAAGTCAATGACAGCTCCTCAAAGAGCAGCATGGAGGCCAAGCCAGAAGCTAGCCCTCAGCTGCCAAAGAAATCTGTCACTGCCAGCACGTTGACATCTACAGGAAGCAGTGAAGCACCAGCCTCG TTTGATGGGGTGCTaccagaagaggaggaggcagtaGCAGAGAGTCCTGTGGAAAAAGACCTCGGCATTGCAAATATCATGGGAGAAAAGATAGAGATCATTGCTCCCGTGAACTCCCCTTCCCTGGACTTCAATGACAATGAAGACATTCCCACGGAGCTCAGCGACTCTTCTGAGACCCATGATGAAG GTGAAGTCCAGGCCTTTTACGAGGATTTGAATGGCCGTCAGTACGTGAACGAAGTGTTCAACTTCAGCGTGGACAAACTGTACGACTTGCTTTTCACGGACTCTCAGTTCCAGAGAGACTTCATGGAACAGCGTCGGTTCTCTG ATATTATCTTTCATCcttggaagaaggaggaaaatggCAATCAGACCAGAGTGATCCTCTATACCATTACCCTCACCAACCCCTTGGCCCCCAAAACTGCCACTGTCACTGAGACGCAG ACAATGTACAAAGCCAGCCAAGAAAGCGAGTGCTACGTCATAGATGCAGAGGTGCTAACTCACGATGTCCCCTACCACGATTATTTCTACACCATTAACCGCTACACGTTGACTCGTGTTGCCAGAAACAAAAGCCGACTCAG GGTTTCCACAGAACTACGTTACAGAAAACAGCCGTGGGGGCTGGTGAAATCCTTCATCGAGAAAAATTTCTGGAGCGGCCTAGAAGATTACTTCCGTCATTTGG AAAGTGAACTGACCAAAACCGAGAGCACATACCTGGCCGAGGTCCACCGACAATCCCCCAAAGAGAAAGTGAGCAAGCAATCAACCGTCCGCCGGCGGAAACGGGCCCATGCCCACCTACGGGTGCCACACTTGGAGGAGGTGCTGAGTCCCGTCACCACCCCCACGGACGAGGAGGTTGCTCACCGAATCAAGCATGTGGCAG GTTCCACTCAGACACGGCACATCCCTGAGGAGAGCCCCAGTGGCTTCCACCTGCAGAGTGTCTCCAAGCTGCTCCTCGTCATCAGTTTTGT TCTGGTGTTGCTGGTCATTCTCAATATGATGCTGTTCTACAAACTCTGGATGTTGGAGTACACTACCCAGACGCTCACAGCATGGCAGGGCTTGCGGCTCCAGGAGAG GTCAGGAGCTGGCTGGGCAGGGCAGATGCAAGCCCTCAAGCCCTGGACAGGAGGATCCCCAGGCctggctgcccagagctgccacACAGGGCCACAGGCAGGTGACCGCAGCGTGCCTGGCAG GTTACCCCAATCTCAGACAGAATGGGCCCAGTTACTAGAATCTCAGCAGAAGTATCATGACTCAGAGCTACAAAAATGGCGCGAGATCATCAAATCCTCCGTGATGCTTCTAGACCAG ATGAAGGATTCACTAATAAATCTCCAGAATGGCATCGGGTCCCGGGACTTCGGGTCAGATCCAGAAGAGAAACGGAAACGTTTCCACTAA
- the GRAMD1B gene encoding protein Aster-B isoform X18, whose amino-acid sequence MVEKGSDHSSDKSPSTPEQGVQRSCSSQSGRSGAKNSKKSQSWYNVLSPTYKQRNEDFRKLFKHLPDTERLIVDYSCALQRDILLQGRLYLSENWICFYSNIFRWETLLTVRLKDICSMTKEKTARLIPNAIQVCTDTEKHFFTSFGARDRTYMMMFRLWQNALLDKPLCPKELWHFVHQCYGNELGLTSDDEDYVPPDDDFNTMGYCEEIPVEENEVNDSSSKSSMEAKPEASPQLPKKSVTASTLTSTGSSEAPASFDGVLPEEEEAVAESPVEKDLGIANIMGEKIEIIAPVNSPSLDFNDNEDIPTELSDSSETHDEGEVQAFYEDLNGRQYVNEVFNFSVDKLYDLLFTDSQFQRDFMEQRRFSDIIFHPWKKEENGNQTRVILYTITLTNPLAPKTATVTETQTMYKASQESECYVIDAEVLTHDVPYHDYFYTINRYTLTRVARNKSRLRVSTELRYRKQPWGLVKSFIEKNFWSGLEDYFRHLESELTKTESTYLAEVHRQSPKEKVSKQSTVRRRKRAHAHLRVPHLEEVLSPVTTPTDEEVAHRIKHVAGSTQTRHIPEESPSGFHLQSVSKLLLVISFVLVLLVILNMMLFYKLWMLEYTTQTLTAWQGLRLQERLPQSQTEWAQLLESQQKYHDSELQKWREIIKSSVMLLDQMKDSLINLQNGIGSRDFGSDPEEKRKRFH is encoded by the exons AAAAGCCAGAGTTGGTATAAT GTGTTGAGTCCAACCTACAAACAACGGAATGAAGATTTCAGGAAACTCTTCAAGCATCTACCCGACACGGAGCGTCTCATTGTAG ATTACTCATGTGCACTACAAAGAGACATTCTCCTGCAGGGCCGCCTCTACCTCTCTGAAAACTGGATCTGCTTTTACAGCAACATCTTCCGCTGGGAGACATTG CTGACAGTTCGCTTGAAGGATATCTGCTCGATGACCAAGGAAAAAACAGCACGGCTCATTCCTAATGCCATCCAAGTTTGCACTGACACTGAAAAG CACTTTTTTACTTCCTTCGGGGCTCGAGACAGGACGTACATGATGATGTTCAGACTCTGGCAGAACGCTCTCCTTGACAAG CCTCTCTGTCCAAAGGAGCTCTGGCACTTTGTCCACCAGTGTTATGGGAACGAGCTAGGTCTGACCAGCGATGATGAAGATTATGTGCCTCCTGATGATGACTTCAACACAATGGG CTACTGTGAAGAAATCCCTGTGGAAGAGAATGAAGTCAATGACAGCTCCTCAAAGAGCAGCATGGAGGCCAAGCCAGAAGCTAGCCCTCAGCTGCCAAAGAAATCTGTCACTGCCAGCACGTTGACATCTACAGGAAGCAGTGAAGCACCAGCCTCG TTTGATGGGGTGCTaccagaagaggaggaggcagtaGCAGAGAGTCCTGTGGAAAAAGACCTCGGCATTGCAAATATCATGGGAGAAAAGATAGAGATCATTGCTCCCGTGAACTCCCCTTCCCTGGACTTCAATGACAATGAAGACATTCCCACGGAGCTCAGCGACTCTTCTGAGACCCATGATGAAG GTGAAGTCCAGGCCTTTTACGAGGATTTGAATGGCCGTCAGTACGTGAACGAAGTGTTCAACTTCAGCGTGGACAAACTGTACGACTTGCTTTTCACGGACTCTCAGTTCCAGAGAGACTTCATGGAACAGCGTCGGTTCTCTG ATATTATCTTTCATCcttggaagaaggaggaaaatggCAATCAGACCAGAGTGATCCTCTATACCATTACCCTCACCAACCCCTTGGCCCCCAAAACTGCCACTGTCACTGAGACGCAG ACAATGTACAAAGCCAGCCAAGAAAGCGAGTGCTACGTCATAGATGCAGAGGTGCTAACTCACGATGTCCCCTACCACGATTATTTCTACACCATTAACCGCTACACGTTGACTCGTGTTGCCAGAAACAAAAGCCGACTCAG GGTTTCCACAGAACTACGTTACAGAAAACAGCCGTGGGGGCTGGTGAAATCCTTCATCGAGAAAAATTTCTGGAGCGGCCTAGAAGATTACTTCCGTCATTTGG AAAGTGAACTGACCAAAACCGAGAGCACATACCTGGCCGAGGTCCACCGACAATCCCCCAAAGAGAAAGTGAGCAAGCAATCAACCGTCCGCCGGCGGAAACGGGCCCATGCCCACCTACGGGTGCCACACTTGGAGGAGGTGCTGAGTCCCGTCACCACCCCCACGGACGAGGAGGTTGCTCACCGAATCAAGCATGTGGCAG GTTCCACTCAGACACGGCACATCCCTGAGGAGAGCCCCAGTGGCTTCCACCTGCAGAGTGTCTCCAAGCTGCTCCTCGTCATCAGTTTTGT TCTGGTGTTGCTGGTCATTCTCAATATGATGCTGTTCTACAAACTCTGGATGTTGGAGTACACTACCCAGACGCTCACAGCATGGCAGGGCTTGCGGCTCCAGGAGAG GTTACCCCAATCTCAGACAGAATGGGCCCAGTTACTAGAATCTCAGCAGAAGTATCATGACTCAGAGCTACAAAAATGGCGCGAGATCATCAAATCCTCCGTGATGCTTCTAGACCAG ATGAAGGATTCACTAATAAATCTCCAGAATGGCATCGGGTCCCGGGACTTCGGGTCAGATCCAGAAGAGAAACGGAAACGTTTCCACTAA
- the GRAMD1B gene encoding protein Aster-B isoform X9: MKGFKLACTASNSNRSTPACSPILRKRSRSPTPQDSQGDTMVEKGSDHSSDKSPSTPEQGVQRSCSSQSGRSGAKNSKKSQSWYNALCYLQVLSPTYKQRNEDFRKLFKHLPDTERLIVDYSCALQRDILLQGRLYLSENWICFYSNIFRWETLLTVRLKDICSMTKEKTARLIPNAIQVCTDTEKHFFTSFGARDRTYMMMFRLWQNALLDKPLCPKELWHFVHQCYGNELGLTSDDEDYVPPDDDFNTMGCSCTERGKHKNVCSLWRLSYCEEIPVEENEVNDSSSKSSMEAKPEASPQLPKKSVTASTLTSTGSSEAPASFDGVLPEEEEAVAESPVEKDLGIANIMGEKIEIIAPVNSPSLDFNDNEDIPTELSDSSETHDEGEVQAFYEDLNGRQYVNEVFNFSVDKLYDLLFTDSQFQRDFMEQRRFSDIIFHPWKKEENGNQTRVILYTITLTNPLAPKTATVTETQTMYKASQESECYVIDAEVLTHDVPYHDYFYTINRYTLTRVARNKSRLRVSTELRYRKQPWGLVKSFIEKNFWSGLEDYFRHLESELTKTESTYLAEVHRQSPKEKVSKQSTVRRRKRAHAHLRVPHLEEVLSPVTTPTDEEVAHRIKHVAGSTQTRHIPEESPSGFHLQSVSKLLLVISFVLVLLVILNMMLFYKLWMLEYTTQTLTAWQGLRLQERSGAGWAGQMQALKPWTGGSPGLAAQSCHTGPQAGDRSVPGRLPQSQTEWAQLLESQQKYHDSELQKWREIIKSSVMLLDQMKDSLINLQNGIGSRDFGSDPEEKRKRFH, encoded by the exons AAAAGCCAGAGTTGGTATAAT GCGCTCTGTTATTTGCAGGTGTTGAGTCCAACCTACAAACAACGGAATGAAGATTTCAGGAAACTCTTCAAGCATCTACCCGACACGGAGCGTCTCATTGTAG ATTACTCATGTGCACTACAAAGAGACATTCTCCTGCAGGGCCGCCTCTACCTCTCTGAAAACTGGATCTGCTTTTACAGCAACATCTTCCGCTGGGAGACATTG CTGACAGTTCGCTTGAAGGATATCTGCTCGATGACCAAGGAAAAAACAGCACGGCTCATTCCTAATGCCATCCAAGTTTGCACTGACACTGAAAAG CACTTTTTTACTTCCTTCGGGGCTCGAGACAGGACGTACATGATGATGTTCAGACTCTGGCAGAACGCTCTCCTTGACAAG CCTCTCTGTCCAAAGGAGCTCTGGCACTTTGTCCACCAGTGTTATGGGAACGAGCTAGGTCTGACCAGCGATGATGAAGATTATGTGCCTCCTGATGATGACTTCAACACAATGGG CTGTAGCTGTACTGAGAGGGGTAAACATAAAAACGTGTGTTCTCTGTGGCGTCTCAGCTACTGTGAAGAAATCCCTGTGGAAGAGAATGAAGTCAATGACAGCTCCTCAAAGAGCAGCATGGAGGCCAAGCCAGAAGCTAGCCCTCAGCTGCCAAAGAAATCTGTCACTGCCAGCACGTTGACATCTACAGGAAGCAGTGAAGCACCAGCCTCG TTTGATGGGGTGCTaccagaagaggaggaggcagtaGCAGAGAGTCCTGTGGAAAAAGACCTCGGCATTGCAAATATCATGGGAGAAAAGATAGAGATCATTGCTCCCGTGAACTCCCCTTCCCTGGACTTCAATGACAATGAAGACATTCCCACGGAGCTCAGCGACTCTTCTGAGACCCATGATGAAG GTGAAGTCCAGGCCTTTTACGAGGATTTGAATGGCCGTCAGTACGTGAACGAAGTGTTCAACTTCAGCGTGGACAAACTGTACGACTTGCTTTTCACGGACTCTCAGTTCCAGAGAGACTTCATGGAACAGCGTCGGTTCTCTG ATATTATCTTTCATCcttggaagaaggaggaaaatggCAATCAGACCAGAGTGATCCTCTATACCATTACCCTCACCAACCCCTTGGCCCCCAAAACTGCCACTGTCACTGAGACGCAG ACAATGTACAAAGCCAGCCAAGAAAGCGAGTGCTACGTCATAGATGCAGAGGTGCTAACTCACGATGTCCCCTACCACGATTATTTCTACACCATTAACCGCTACACGTTGACTCGTGTTGCCAGAAACAAAAGCCGACTCAG GGTTTCCACAGAACTACGTTACAGAAAACAGCCGTGGGGGCTGGTGAAATCCTTCATCGAGAAAAATTTCTGGAGCGGCCTAGAAGATTACTTCCGTCATTTGG AAAGTGAACTGACCAAAACCGAGAGCACATACCTGGCCGAGGTCCACCGACAATCCCCCAAAGAGAAAGTGAGCAAGCAATCAACCGTCCGCCGGCGGAAACGGGCCCATGCCCACCTACGGGTGCCACACTTGGAGGAGGTGCTGAGTCCCGTCACCACCCCCACGGACGAGGAGGTTGCTCACCGAATCAAGCATGTGGCAG GTTCCACTCAGACACGGCACATCCCTGAGGAGAGCCCCAGTGGCTTCCACCTGCAGAGTGTCTCCAAGCTGCTCCTCGTCATCAGTTTTGT TCTGGTGTTGCTGGTCATTCTCAATATGATGCTGTTCTACAAACTCTGGATGTTGGAGTACACTACCCAGACGCTCACAGCATGGCAGGGCTTGCGGCTCCAGGAGAG GTCAGGAGCTGGCTGGGCAGGGCAGATGCAAGCCCTCAAGCCCTGGACAGGAGGATCCCCAGGCctggctgcccagagctgccacACAGGGCCACAGGCAGGTGACCGCAGCGTGCCTGGCAG GTTACCCCAATCTCAGACAGAATGGGCCCAGTTACTAGAATCTCAGCAGAAGTATCATGACTCAGAGCTACAAAAATGGCGCGAGATCATCAAATCCTCCGTGATGCTTCTAGACCAG ATGAAGGATTCACTAATAAATCTCCAGAATGGCATCGGGTCCCGGGACTTCGGGTCAGATCCAGAAGAGAAACGGAAACGTTTCCACTAA